The genome window TGGCCGCGCATCCGGGCGGCGAGGCGGGCACGCGCTGGGACGATGAAACCTACAGTCTGGCGGGCCGGGTCATGCAGTTCCGGCATATGGGCGGCGCGGCCTTTGCCGACGTGCAGGACGGCTCGGGCACCTTGCAGGTGTATTTCGGCAAGAAGGTCACCGAGCAGTTTGCCGCCACCAAGAAGATCGACCTGGGCGACATCATCGGGGTGCGCGGCGTGCCGTTCGTGACCAAATCCGGGCAGGTGACGCTGGAGGCCGTGAGCTGGCAACCGCTGGTGAAGAGCCTGCACCCGCTGCCCAGCAAGTTTCACGGTCTGCAAGACGACGAACTGCGTGCCCGTCGCCGCTACGTCGATCTAATGGTGAACCCGGACAGCCGCGAAGTGTACCGCACCCGCAGCCGGGTGGTGCGCTTCATCCGCAATTTTCTGGACAGCCGCGAGTTCATGGAGGTGGAAGGCCCGACGCTTCAGGTGGTGCCGGGCGGCACCGAGGCCAAGCCTTTCAAGACCTTTCACAACGCGCTGTCACACGAATTCTCGATGCGGATCAGCTTGGAACTGTACCTGAAGAGACTGCTGGTCGGCGGCTTCGAGCGCGTCTACGAGATCGGGCGCAACTACCGCAACGAGGGCATCGACCGCACCCATAACCCGGAATTCACCATGCTGGAAGCGTATTTCGCCTACGGCGACTATCAGGACATGATGCAACTCGTCGAGCAGCTTCTGCATGATCTGGTGGTCGAGCTGAAGGGTGAGCCGAAGCTGACGTATCAGGGCAGGGAACTCGATTTCAGTCTGCCGTTCAGGCGGCTGGATTTCGTGACGGCGCTGCGCGAGCAGGCGAGCCTGGACTTCGACCCGCTCGATCTGGTGCAATTGCGGGCCTGGAGTGATGCCAGGCACCCGGAATTTCGCAAGGTGCCCGATTACAAGCTGCTCGACAAGCTGGGCGGCGAGTACGTCGAGCCGCTGCTGCAAAACCCTACCTTCCTGACCGATATGCCGCTCGCTATCAGCCCGCTGGTGAAGGTGCACCGCGAGCGCGAAGGGCTGGCCGAACGCACCGATCTGTATATCGCGGGCTTCGAGCTGGCTCCGATCTACAGCGAACTGAACGACGCCCTCGATCAGCGTGCCCGCTTCGAGGCGCAGACTGCCCGGCGCGACGCGGGCGACGACGAGGCCCACGAGCAGGACGAAGATTTCCTGCTGGCGCTGGAATACGGCATGCCACCGACTGCGGGCATGGGCATGGGCATCGATCGCCTCACCATGCTGATGGCTGACCGCGACAGTATCCGTGACGTGCTGCTGTTTCCGCTGCTGCGCCCCGAGAAGGGCGAGCCTGAGAAGAGTGGTGAAGAGCCAGACGCGGCAGACAGCCAGAGCTGAGGCACAGGCGGCAGGCCCGGTTCGTTAAACTGCCGTGTGGCTTCTGGCAGCGCATCCAACGACCGGGCTTTTCGGCAGGCGGCGCGGCTCAGCCTGATTTCCGGCGTGCTGGTCTTTGCCATCAAGCTGGGTGGCTACGCCCTGACGCTCTCGGTGGGCCTGCTCTCCGACGCGCTGGAAAGCACGGTAAATGTGGCGGCGGCGCTGCTGCTCACACTCACGCTGCGCTTTTCCAACCGCCCCGCCGACGCCGACCATCCGTATGGGCACGCCAAAGCCGAGTATCTGTCGAGCTTTCTGGAAGGGCTGCTGATCGGTGTAGCGGGTGTGCTGATCATTCAGGCCAGCATCACGCGGTTGCTGCACCCCCATCCGGTCGAGGCGAACCTCATCGGGCTGGGGCTGACGGTGATTGCCAGCGGCATCAATCTGGTGGTCGGGCTGCGGCTGCGCTCACAGGGGCAACTGCTGCGCTCGCCCGCCCTGATCGCCGATGGGCAACACGTGCTGTCCGACGTGTGGAGCAGCCTGCTGGTGCTGGTGGGCGTGGTGCTGGCGATTCTGGCAGGGCAGCACTGGCTCGATCCGGTGATCGGGCTGTTGGTGGCCCTGCTGGTGCTGCGGGTCGGCTGGGGCGTGGTACGGGGCGCGGTGGGCGGTCTGCTCGACGAAAGTCTTCCTGAAGGCGATGTGGCGCTGGTGCAGGCGGCTATCGAAAGCCACAGCGCCCGCTATCTGGAATTCCACGATCTGCGAACCCGCCGGGCCGGGCGTGACGTGTTCGTAGACTTTCATCTGGTGCTGCCGTCTCTACTGCCACTACGCGAGGCCCACGACATCTGCGACGCGGTGGAAGAGAGCCTCAAACGTGCGCTGCCGGGCGTAAACGTGACTATTCACGTCGAGCCGGAAGATCTGGCCCACAGCGAGATGACCGACCTGAGGATGTCGTAGAGCAATACTTGGAAGTTGGTAGTGGGGAGTGGGAACAGTGTCCTGGAGGGCTTTTCGGCTGGTTTTCGTGGTGCCTTATGACGCAAATTGCTGTAATTCAAAAGAACAGGGCGTGTGGAGGCTGCTTTCGCCGTTTCCACACGCCCTGCTTCACACTCCGCGAAGGTTATTCCATCGTGACGAGGTAGTCGTACAGGTCGGGGCCACCCGCGTGCAGTTCGATCTCGGCCATCTGGAATTCCTTGCCCAGGCGGTCTTTCACGTCCTGCTGCTGCTCGGGGGTCACGTTGGGGCCGGTAAACACCGTGATGATTTCCTGGCCCGCGTAACTGTGCGTCAGCATTTCCAGCACCGCGTCTTCGGGGCTGCCGCCCGCATGGGTCAGCTCGTCGTCTTGCAGGCCGATCACGTCGCCGTCGGCAATCTCCAGCGTGCGCCCGTCTTTGGTGGTCAGGCTGGTCGTGCGGCTGGCACGCGTCACCTCGAAGGTGGTCACGGCCTTGGCCGCTTCCTGCATGGTTTCGACCAGTTCGCTGGCGTCGGTGTCCTGCGAAAAGGCCAGCGCCGCGCCCACGCCCTGCCCCAGCGTGCGGGTCGGCACCACCTCGGCCCGGCCTTCTAGCAGCTCGGCAGCTTTCTGCGCCGCCATCAACACATTTTTGTTGTTCGGCAGAATGATGACGCGCTCCGCCGACACGCTGCGGGCCGCATCCACGATGTCCTGCACGCTCGGGTTGGCGGTCTGCCCGCCCGATACGATGCGTGCGCCCAGGCTGCGGAACAGCTTGACCAGTCCGTACCCGCTCGCCACCGCCACCAGCCCCGATTTCGGCAGTTCCTGCTCGGCGCGGGTGACGCTGCCCGCCTGCGCCAGAATCTCGGTGTGCTGCTCGGCCATGTCTTCGACCTTGGTCTTCAGCATGCGCCCGTGCCGCCCCACCGTCGCCAGCAGGTCATCGGGTTCGTTGGTGTGGATGTGGCCCTTCACGAAGCCCTCTGCGCCCACCACCAGCAGACTGTCTCCGAAGGGAGCCACCAGTTCGCGGATCTTCTCGATGGGCAGCGTGGCCTTTTCCATCAGGAACTCGGTGCAGTAGCCGAATTCCTCGTGCTCGAAGCCTTCCTGGGCATAGGCGGTCACGTCGGGGGCGGCAGGCAGCTCGTCGCCGCGCAGACTCGCCAGAATGCCCTGTACCACG of Deinococcus ruber contains these proteins:
- the lysS gene encoding lysine--tRNA ligase, translated to MSDVATSSPDAQPNREGLHEQTVARLNNQAALKEAGFDTHPYSYPQTHHAADVLAAHPGGEAGTRWDDETYSLAGRVMQFRHMGGAAFADVQDGSGTLQVYFGKKVTEQFAATKKIDLGDIIGVRGVPFVTKSGQVTLEAVSWQPLVKSLHPLPSKFHGLQDDELRARRRYVDLMVNPDSREVYRTRSRVVRFIRNFLDSREFMEVEGPTLQVVPGGTEAKPFKTFHNALSHEFSMRISLELYLKRLLVGGFERVYEIGRNYRNEGIDRTHNPEFTMLEAYFAYGDYQDMMQLVEQLLHDLVVELKGEPKLTYQGRELDFSLPFRRLDFVTALREQASLDFDPLDLVQLRAWSDARHPEFRKVPDYKLLDKLGGEYVEPLLQNPTFLTDMPLAISPLVKVHREREGLAERTDLYIAGFELAPIYSELNDALDQRARFEAQTARRDAGDDEAHEQDEDFLLALEYGMPPTAGMGMGIDRLTMLMADRDSIRDVLLFPLLRPEKGEPEKSGEEPDAADSQS
- a CDS encoding cation diffusion facilitator family transporter; this translates as MASGSASNDRAFRQAARLSLISGVLVFAIKLGGYALTLSVGLLSDALESTVNVAAALLLTLTLRFSNRPADADHPYGHAKAEYLSSFLEGLLIGVAGVLIIQASITRLLHPHPVEANLIGLGLTVIASGINLVVGLRLRSQGQLLRSPALIADGQHVLSDVWSSLLVLVGVVLAILAGQHWLDPVIGLLVALLVLRVGWGVVRGAVGGLLDESLPEGDVALVQAAIESHSARYLEFHDLRTRRAGRDVFVDFHLVLPSLLPLREAHDICDAVEESLKRALPGVNVTIHVEPEDLAHSEMTDLRMS
- a CDS encoding DAK2 domain-containing protein; the encoded protein is MPEQTPTQTLSPGQLAEAFRYATDWLGVFREQVNALNVYPVPDGDTGTNMHLTMQSVRRELDTCDQNSMPSVARAISYGALLGARGNSGVILSQLLKGFSDSIRELKNVTAAQLSAALQAAQKAGYGAVMKPVEGTILSVARGLAEGAKGDSPDMVLENALLAGQVALDHTPEQLPVLKQAGVVDSGGQGYLYVVQGILASLRGDELPAAPDVTAYAQEGFEHEEFGYCTEFLMEKATLPIEKIRELVAPFGDSLLVVGAEGFVKGHIHTNEPDDLLATVGRHGRMLKTKVEDMAEQHTEILAQAGSVTRAEQELPKSGLVAVASGYGLVKLFRSLGARIVSGGQTANPSVQDIVDAARSVSAERVIILPNNKNVLMAAQKAAELLEGRAEVVPTRTLGQGVGAALAFSQDTDASELVETMQEAAKAVTTFEVTRASRTTSLTTKDGRTLEIADGDVIGLQDDELTHAGGSPEDAVLEMLTHSYAGQEIITVFTGPNVTPEQQQDVKDRLGKEFQMAEIELHAGGPDLYDYLVTME